The following DNA comes from Paramormyrops kingsleyae isolate MSU_618 unplaced genomic scaffold, PKINGS_0.4 ups111, whole genome shotgun sequence.
GAAACACTGCACTCATTAAGATAATGCTTACTGCTAAAAGTGATTTATTTAACTAATGCACATAAAGCCCACAAGATCAACAAAGGTAAAGTTACTAATCACTGGCTAGCAAAAAATAGTTAACTGAAAATAATACAATTAATAATACTGaaaacagaaatgttttttAACAATCTTATTGACAAAGTAATTCACTGCACAATACATAAGGTACGCACAACCCACATAAAGCTCTTCAGCTGGGATTTGTTCAAAATGAGCTTCTCCATTCAAGATATAATTCTTTCCTTGACAATTAAGCAATTATTAAGTTGTTTTACTGCAATCAACTGCCCCTAGCTAGAATGAGCATTGAGGCTAGCATAGACCGGCATGCATTCGTGTATTTCTGTGCATTTTTAACTGGCTGTCCATATTTTACCTGCATTTCTTGTatcttttttattgtttatctTATCATTTATTAAGTGACAATGTGGGATTTATAATTTTGGGCTGAATGACATATTTCCgaaatttcttttaaaaactttgTTAAGCAAAATATATAGCTAATCCATAGGATGActtttccattcattttccactTGCTGTTTCCTGTCTGGGTTTCTTTAACTTCCTTCCTTGATTTTTTCCTTCTTCAGTTCATAATGTTTCAATAAGGATCAGTGAGACATCATTCGAACAAACTCTGAAAGATAAATGACAGGTGGATTATTTCAGTGTAATTcaacagatgtgtgtgtgtgtgtgtgtgtgtgtgtgagagagagagagagagagagagagatcagtGCTTTTTCTCttatacatataaatacagGTTACATTTTCGTTATTTTTCCTGGTAATTTTAAGATAAAACTTTTACATTTCCTCATTAACATACACAGTACGTACTTCACCTGACATGGAGAAATTATAGCGATTGGTTTGCAAGCCGGTACAGATGAGATGATCAAGgctaataataatgacatcatAAGAGTCACGGCGAACGCCTCACCCTCAAAGTCTATCTGTCCGTCACCGTTGAGGTCGGCGTCCTGCAGGATCTCCTCCAGCTCTGCAGGACTGAGTTGCTCCCCTAACAGCGACTTCATGGCCTCTTTGAGCTCCGCAGCGCTGATCTGCCCATCTCCATCTGCGTCGATCTGAGTTAAAGGGAATCAAGGGGACGTGTACTGAGGTTTAACAGAACTCAAAATGCCAAAGCTCTCTAATCTATGTCTATTTGCTGCCTAGTGTCCCACAAATACAATTTCTACCAAAAAAAGAAATTGTAATCTTGCATGTGATGTAGATAATCTTGCATGTaaattgcacacacacacacacacacacacacactacctttCAAAAGCTTGGGACACTTAGGAATTTCCTTGTTTTCCGtgaaaacaaacatgaaatgagtttgaataggaaatatagctaaataaataGGAAATAGTCATTGATACAGTTAGAAATAATTGTTTtcgaaattaaaataataattgtgttCTTCAAGCTTTGCTTTTGTGAAAGAATCCTCCATTTGCAGCAATTACAGCATTCTAGATGTTAGTTTGCTGAGGTAATCTGATGAAATTTCATCTGCAGTAAGATAATTGCAAAAGGGTTTGCTAATTATcaattaaccttttaaaatgataaacttgcATTATGAAACACACCattccactggaacacaggaTTAATTGTTGCTGATAATGGGCCTCTGTAGATATTACTTAAAAAACAGCCGTTTCCAGCTATGATAGTCATCCACAACATTAACAACGTCTACACAGTACTTCTAAGTATTTGCTTTTTAAGTATttgaccccaaacttttgaatgtgtgtatatatatatatatacacacatacacacacacataatataTCTGTCAAATTAAAGGTAGCATTATATGCTGTGAATTACAAATAGAAACCATCAAACCATCCATCCCTCTTCCATAAccgtttatccagtacaggatcacAGGAACATCAAAAGCCATGGATCAGCGACTCATAGTGGATGTTAAGGACTAACCTCTTGAAAAGCCTCTTTCATCTCTCTTATCCCGATCATGTGGGTAGTATCCTCCACCACCTTAGGGCCCATGAGATCCGAAAAGTCCTCAAAGTCGACTTTGCCGCTGCCTACAGAACAGGGGTAGCCAACAGTGACATAGTCTGCAGACGAACCAACCAGTGATAAAAACATGACATGCAAAGAGGCACTCAGTCCACTCTCTGGCTGCCACACTTACGGAGGGTCTCGCTCAGCTCGATCAGCCTCATCTCTGTCGGCATGTAGCCCATGGTCCTCATGCATTCTCCCAGGCTCTCACATTTCACTATGCCTTTGTTCTTATACTCAAACTCTTTAAAGCCTTCCCTCAGCTCTGTGCAAAGGGAAGCGCAGAGAGAGCAAGAGGTAAAC
Coding sequences within:
- the LOC140586975 gene encoding calcium-binding protein 2-like encodes the protein MFMFIREGSAGVSGGGLGGSVIQEKTAKQVQAAVRKQVERQRRQNSELNVPEEMDNASVHSRNPSTSTAPKQEKEPEQENPDLLAALDGVYGPDRELQEDEMEELREGFKEFEYKNKGIVKCESLGECMRTMGYMPTEMRLIELSETLRSGKVDFEDFSDLMGPKVVEDTTHMIGIREMKEAFQEIDADGDGQISAAELKEAMKSLLGEQLSPAELEEILQDADLNGDGQIDFEEFVRMMSH